From Segatella copri, the proteins below share one genomic window:
- a CDS encoding SusC/RagA family TonB-linked outer membrane protein, whose product MMASKIQGGIQTPLSVVQQSNSINGTIVDELGEPMIGVTIKKKGSGVGAITDLDGKFSVNVPVGTVLEISYTGYKTFTISAKQNMGIKMEPDAIGLEELVVVGYGTQKKRDLTGSVVSVKNEDVVAAPTSNVMEALQGKIAGLDITKSSGQVGGGVNILLRGSRSIYGDNSPLFIIDGLPGSYDDISPNDIESIDVLKDASSTAIYGSAGANGVIIITTKRGAKSSKTRVNFDAYYGWSGSPEYKSGMTGDEWVNYYTEAYKYKNGVAPASVSDLFGGNQDYVDAYNAGKWIDWVDQAMDNKATTQKYSLSIQGGTDKTNVYASLVYNRDQGLLSNEKLNKYSVRLNIDQKVFDWFKAGVSTNLNYSIRNRGDNKTFTGALRAFPLGDVFDEFGEYNSEYINNQYSPMGDYIKNQYDNNNRYTYINAIGYAEITPFKGLSYRTQLNGSLGHGRQGTYWGNLCHANRPTYAGSPHAQIQNSDSYSYTWENILSYNFSIANDHNIGVTGVTSWQKNSNEYTNADGSGQDLDIWKYWRLLAANSQRVESGLTTTQKMSYALRFNYSYKGKYLFTFSNRWDGVSFFSPGKKWDSFPAGALAWRVSDESFMKSSEKWLDNLKLRVGAGITGNSGGVGAYSTQTNAYKYTSAGITINGNIVPFTQYTGTYGSPSLGWEKSYNWNFGIDMAVLKGRLDGSLDFFTTKTRGLLFKRTMPITSGSTGWGSPLASWENIAKTSNKGVEFTINSRNIVTKDFKWNTTLTGTWSKEKIESLPNGDLISENLFVGKPIHAIYDYKYAGIWGTDASQEELDKYGVKPGWVKVETIEKFDENGNGDGGVHKYSQDDRQVLGHENPNWIIGLNNTFVYKDFDLTIYAMGRFGQTIYSKMLGSYTAKSGIDTNQISGIDYWTEENQGAYYPRPGSGDDQTIGNTAINVYDGSFIKIKNITLGYTLPKSISKHALMEKCRFYFTAYNPWIFAMDSKLKGTDPEMGGSDTFPTYKQFVFGINITF is encoded by the coding sequence ATGATGGCAAGTAAAATTCAAGGAGGAATTCAAACACCTCTTTCTGTAGTGCAGCAGTCAAACTCCATCAATGGTACTATTGTTGATGAGCTTGGCGAGCCGATGATTGGTGTAACCATCAAAAAGAAAGGTAGTGGTGTCGGTGCCATTACTGACCTGGATGGCAAGTTTTCTGTAAATGTACCTGTTGGTACAGTCTTGGAAATCAGTTACACAGGTTATAAAACTTTTACTATTTCTGCCAAGCAAAATATGGGAATCAAGATGGAGCCTGATGCTATAGGTCTTGAGGAGTTGGTTGTTGTAGGTTACGGTACACAGAAAAAACGTGACTTGACAGGTTCTGTAGTATCCGTAAAGAATGAAGATGTTGTAGCGGCTCCTACTTCCAACGTAATGGAGGCTTTGCAAGGTAAAATCGCAGGTCTTGATATTACAAAATCCAGTGGTCAGGTTGGTGGCGGAGTAAATATTTTGCTTCGCGGTTCTCGTTCTATCTATGGCGATAACAGTCCTTTGTTTATTATCGACGGACTGCCTGGAAGCTATGATGACATAAGCCCTAACGATATAGAGAGCATCGATGTATTGAAGGATGCTTCATCTACCGCTATCTATGGTTCAGCAGGTGCCAATGGTGTCATCATTATAACAACCAAGCGTGGAGCGAAGAGTTCTAAGACAAGGGTTAATTTTGACGCTTACTATGGTTGGAGTGGTTCTCCTGAGTACAAGAGTGGCATGACTGGTGATGAATGGGTTAATTATTATACAGAGGCGTATAAATATAAAAATGGCGTAGCTCCAGCGAGCGTTTCAGACCTCTTCGGTGGTAACCAGGATTATGTAGATGCTTATAATGCAGGAAAATGGATAGACTGGGTAGATCAGGCTATGGATAATAAAGCTACTACTCAAAAATATTCACTTTCCATCCAGGGTGGAACTGACAAGACAAATGTTTACGCTTCATTGGTGTATAACCGTGACCAGGGATTACTGTCTAATGAGAAACTCAACAAATATTCTGTACGTTTGAACATCGATCAAAAGGTATTTGACTGGTTTAAGGCTGGTGTGTCGACCAATCTCAACTATAGCATCCGTAACCGCGGCGACAACAAGACATTCACAGGAGCATTGAGGGCTTTTCCTCTTGGTGATGTCTTTGATGAATTTGGTGAGTATAACTCTGAGTATATCAATAACCAATACTCTCCTATGGGCGATTATATCAAGAATCAGTATGACAATAATAACCGTTATACTTATATCAATGCAATTGGTTATGCAGAGATTACTCCTTTCAAGGGTTTGTCTTACCGTACTCAACTTAACGGTTCGTTAGGTCATGGCCGCCAAGGTACTTATTGGGGCAATTTGTGTCATGCCAACAGACCTACATATGCAGGTTCGCCACACGCACAGATACAGAACTCAGACAGTTATAGTTATACATGGGAGAATATTCTTTCATACAACTTCAGCATTGCTAATGACCATAACATTGGTGTTACAGGCGTTACTTCTTGGCAGAAGAATTCTAATGAATATACCAATGCAGATGGTAGTGGCCAGGATTTGGACATATGGAAGTATTGGCGTTTGTTGGCAGCTAATAGCCAACGTGTAGAGTCAGGACTGACAACCACCCAAAAAATGTCATACGCCTTGCGATTTAATTATTCCTATAAAGGTAAGTACCTCTTCACTTTCTCAAATCGCTGGGACGGTGTGTCATTCTTCTCTCCAGGCAAGAAATGGGATTCATTCCCTGCAGGAGCATTAGCTTGGCGCGTGTCAGATGAAAGTTTCATGAAAAGCTCAGAAAAGTGGCTTGACAACTTGAAACTCAGAGTGGGTGCAGGTATTACAGGTAATTCAGGTGGCGTAGGTGCTTATTCAACACAAACAAATGCCTATAAATACACTTCTGCCGGCATCACTATAAATGGCAACATAGTGCCGTTCACTCAATATACCGGTACCTATGGTAGTCCTTCTTTGGGATGGGAAAAATCTTATAATTGGAACTTCGGTATAGATATGGCTGTACTCAAAGGACGTCTTGATGGCAGTTTGGATTTCTTCACCACTAAAACACGTGGTTTGCTCTTCAAGCGTACTATGCCTATAACAAGTGGCAGCACAGGTTGGGGCTCTCCTTTGGCTAGCTGGGAAAATATTGCCAAGACTAGCAACAAGGGTGTGGAGTTCACCATCAACAGCCGTAATATCGTTACCAAGGACTTTAAATGGAATACCACATTGACAGGAACTTGGAGCAAGGAAAAGATCGAGAGCTTACCTAATGGTGACTTGATTTCAGAGAATCTTTTCGTGGGTAAACCTATTCATGCTATATACGATTACAAGTATGCTGGTATCTGGGGTACTGATGCTTCACAGGAAGAACTTGATAAGTATGGCGTGAAACCTGGATGGGTAAAGGTTGAGACGATTGAGAAATTTGACGAAAATGGCAATGGTGACGGAGGTGTGCATAAGTACAGCCAGGATGACCGTCAGGTATTGGGACATGAGAATCCTAACTGGATTATTGGTCTTAACAATACTTTCGTCTATAAGGACTTCGACTTGACTATCTATGCAATGGGACGCTTCGGTCAGACTATCTATAGCAAAATGCTCGGTTCATATACAGCAAAGTCTGGAATTGATACAAATCAAATTTCAGGTATAGACTATTGGACAGAAGAAAACCAAGGTGCTTATTATCCACGCCCTGGTAGTGGTGATGACCAAACGATTGGCAATACAGCCATCAATGTATATGATGGTTCTTTCATCAAGATAAAGAACATCACATTGGGTTATACACTTCCAAAGAGCATCTCTAAGCATGCACTTATGGAGAAGTGCCGTTTCTATTTTACTGCCTATAATCCTTGGATTTTTGCTATGGACAGTAAGTTGAAAGGTACAGATCCTGAAATGGGTGGCTCGGATACTTTCCCAACTTACAAGCAGTTTGTTTTTGGTATAAATATCACATTCTAA
- a CDS encoding alpha-d-galacturonidase: MAALVLIPSVSFAQKVNILTEKTASNREQYAAEYLQKKLNRLGFPTVVNGKKGEYRISLSQAKDTAGLKKEGFSWTRKGKKIQLQGNDGSGVIYGCNEIAEYVAQHGSLNVPLMQEDAPEMVLRGACVGLQKTVYLPGHQVYEYPYTPENFPWFYDKEQWILYLDMLVDNKMNSLYLWNGHPFASLVKLKDYPFALEVDEATFKKNEEMFSFLTREADRRGIFVIQMFYNIILSKPFADHYGLKTQDRHRPITPLISDYTRKSVAAFIEKYPNVGLLVCLGEAMNTYEDDVEWMTKTIIPGVKDGLKALGRTDEPPVLLRAHDTDCKMVMEAALPLYKNLYTMHKYNGESLTTYQPRGPWTKIHTDLAALGSTHISNVHILANLEPFRWSSPSFVQKAVTAMHDVHHANALHLYPQASYWDWPYTADKLPGGKREKQLDRDWMWYKTWGRYAWNCRRDVAAEGNYWDKVLADYYATDAAVADSIRKAYDESGEIAPKLLRRFGITEGNRQTLLLGMFMSQLVNPYKYTIYPGFYESCGPEGEKLIEYVDKEWKHQPHVGELPLDIVAQTEAHGDKAVAAIDAVASRVTGNQDEFRRLQNDMHCYRAFAYTFGWKVKAAQHVLNYKWSKDIKELDAAVPLLEKSLEYYRQLVDLTKDTYLYANSMQTAQRRIPIGGDGGNMKHWSELLPKYEQELANLKKNIAMLKAQAAGTYKMKAEDIKPLKDATQQTGAFQMENINGEANFKTVKIAKGAKLFNDLDSVVTDFAPELAGMNAYVMNSSKQRGASTSLIFTTKKPVQLLIGYFRDDQMKYAKAPKLETDATANDYGQAEPQLTSAIRIDGMPQVNIHKYEFAAGKHTLLLPKGFLLVLGATGDKITARDAGLSGADKAIDWLFY, translated from the coding sequence ATGGCAGCCCTCGTGCTGATTCCATCTGTATCCTTTGCCCAGAAAGTGAATATCCTGACCGAAAAGACGGCTTCTAATCGGGAACAGTATGCTGCTGAATACTTGCAGAAGAAGCTCAACCGTTTGGGCTTCCCTACTGTGGTGAACGGCAAGAAGGGCGAATATCGCATTTCGCTCTCGCAAGCCAAGGATACTGCCGGACTGAAGAAGGAAGGTTTCTCATGGACCCGCAAGGGAAAGAAAATCCAGTTGCAGGGAAATGATGGCTCGGGTGTCATCTACGGCTGTAACGAAATTGCTGAATACGTGGCTCAGCATGGTTCTCTCAATGTGCCGCTGATGCAGGAGGATGCGCCTGAAATGGTGCTCCGTGGTGCTTGTGTAGGTTTGCAGAAAACCGTTTATCTACCGGGCCATCAGGTTTACGAATACCCTTATACCCCTGAGAATTTCCCTTGGTTTTATGACAAGGAACAGTGGATTCTGTATCTCGATATGCTCGTAGACAACAAGATGAATTCGCTCTATCTCTGGAATGGTCACCCTTTTGCTTCGCTCGTCAAACTGAAGGATTATCCTTTCGCCCTTGAGGTGGATGAGGCTACCTTCAAGAAGAACGAAGAGATGTTCTCGTTCCTGACCAGGGAGGCTGACCGCCGTGGCATCTTCGTCATTCAGATGTTCTACAACATCATCCTCTCCAAGCCTTTTGCTGATCATTATGGTTTGAAGACACAGGACCGTCACCGTCCTATCACTCCGCTCATCAGCGATTATACCCGCAAGTCGGTAGCTGCCTTCATCGAGAAATATCCCAATGTAGGCTTGCTCGTCTGTCTCGGTGAGGCGATGAATACCTACGAGGATGATGTGGAATGGATGACCAAGACCATCATCCCGGGTGTCAAGGACGGACTGAAGGCTTTGGGAAGAACCGACGAACCGCCAGTCCTGCTCCGTGCCCACGATACCGACTGCAAGATGGTGATGGAGGCAGCGCTGCCGCTCTACAAGAACCTCTATACGATGCATAAGTATAATGGAGAGTCGCTTACCACCTATCAGCCTCGTGGTCCTTGGACCAAGATTCATACTGATTTGGCAGCCCTGGGTTCTACCCATATAAGCAACGTGCATATCCTTGCCAATCTCGAACCATTCCGCTGGTCATCTCCTTCGTTCGTTCAGAAGGCGGTAACGGCGATGCACGATGTTCATCATGCCAATGCCCTGCATCTCTATCCGCAGGCCAGTTACTGGGATTGGCCTTATACGGCAGATAAATTGCCTGGCGGAAAGCGCGAGAAGCAGTTAGACCGCGACTGGATGTGGTACAAGACATGGGGAAGATATGCCTGGAACTGCCGTCGCGATGTAGCTGCCGAGGGTAATTACTGGGATAAGGTGCTTGCCGATTACTATGCTACTGATGCCGCTGTTGCCGACAGCATTCGCAAGGCATACGATGAGAGCGGTGAGATTGCGCCTAAGCTCCTCCGCCGTTTCGGTATTACCGAGGGCAACCGCCAGACGCTGCTCCTGGGTATGTTCATGAGTCAGCTAGTGAATCCATATAAGTACACCATCTATCCTGGTTTCTATGAGAGTTGCGGTCCTGAGGGCGAGAAACTCATCGAATATGTAGATAAGGAGTGGAAGCATCAGCCTCATGTGGGTGAGTTGCCACTCGATATCGTAGCTCAGACCGAGGCTCACGGCGACAAGGCTGTGGCTGCCATCGATGCCGTAGCGAGTCGTGTAACCGGCAATCAGGATGAGTTCCGCCGTCTTCAGAACGATATGCATTGCTACCGTGCTTTTGCCTACACTTTCGGCTGGAAGGTGAAGGCAGCTCAGCACGTGCTCAACTATAAGTGGAGTAAGGATATCAAGGAATTGGATGCTGCCGTTCCGCTACTCGAAAAGAGTCTGGAATATTACCGTCAGCTGGTGGATCTCACCAAGGATACCTATCTCTATGCCAATTCGATGCAGACCGCCCAGCGCCGCATCCCTATCGGAGGTGATGGCGGCAACATGAAGCATTGGAGCGAACTCTTACCAAAATATGAGCAGGAGTTGGCGAATCTGAAGAAGAATATCGCCATGCTCAAGGCTCAGGCTGCGGGTACCTACAAGATGAAGGCAGAGGATATCAAGCCTTTGAAGGATGCAACCCAACAGACGGGTGCTTTCCAGATGGAGAATATCAATGGCGAGGCTAATTTCAAGACTGTGAAAATAGCCAAGGGTGCCAAGCTCTTCAACGATTTGGATAGTGTAGTAACCGATTTTGCTCCTGAGTTGGCAGGTATGAATGCTTACGTGATGAACAGCAGCAAGCAGCGTGGCGCATCTACCTCGCTCATCTTTACCACCAAGAAGCCTGTGCAGCTCTTGATAGGTTATTTCCGTGATGACCAGATGAAATATGCCAAGGCTCCGAAGTTGGAGACCGATGCCACAGCCAACGATTACGGTCAGGCAGAGCCACAGCTCACCAGCGCCATCCGCATCGACGGCATGCCACAGGTGAACATCCACAAGTACGAGTTTGCTGCCGGCAAGCACACCCTGCTCCTGCCAAAAGGCTTCCTGCTAGTGCTCGGTGCTACGGGCGATAAGATTACCGCTCGCGATGCCGGCCTCTCAGGTGCCGATAAGGCGATTGATTGGCTGTTCTACTAA